Proteins encoded by one window of Sulfurospirillum barnesii SES-3:
- a CDS encoding TRAP transporter substrate-binding protein: MRFILCILCLSASVVFAESKIYTLTLASSWGEQIPILGSAPYKVAKLAEEMSQGRLIIKVDLPQKHKAPLGIMDMVKEGLYDIGYTTPVYYKGKDYKLVFFMTVPFGMTTTEQYAWYYYGGGKTLSEKVYAPHGLISYPGGSVGISMGGWFKKEIVSLEDLKGLKIRISGQGGDVMARLGVNALSTSPGELYMAMETGLLDAVEWISPAFDMAMGFHKVAPYYYTGWSKPSGEGQYLVNQKKFHTLPQDLKRILESAIKITARELLDESNDANAKTWAKMQHEYPHIKINHFPKEVMNALKKAAHEVEEEQANKDALYKEILESQRSYIAKIRPWSMMGEVDYLSEIAK, encoded by the coding sequence ATGCGATTCATACTATGTATCTTATGCTTATCTGCAAGCGTTGTTTTTGCTGAGTCAAAAATCTATACCCTTACTCTCGCCTCTTCTTGGGGTGAACAGATTCCTATTTTAGGAAGCGCTCCTTATAAAGTAGCCAAACTTGCTGAGGAGATGTCGCAAGGACGCTTAATCATCAAAGTTGATTTACCCCAAAAGCACAAAGCCCCCTTAGGCATTATGGATATGGTCAAAGAAGGGCTTTACGATATAGGCTACACAACGCCTGTGTATTACAAGGGCAAAGACTATAAGTTGGTCTTTTTTATGACCGTCCCTTTTGGTATGACCACCACAGAACAGTACGCTTGGTATTATTACGGTGGGGGCAAAACACTCAGCGAAAAAGTCTATGCACCCCATGGTCTTATCTCTTACCCAGGAGGAAGTGTGGGTATATCGATGGGCGGTTGGTTTAAAAAAGAGATTGTATCCTTAGAGGATTTAAAAGGTTTAAAAATTCGCATTTCAGGACAAGGTGGCGATGTGATGGCTCGCCTTGGTGTCAATGCCCTTAGCACCTCTCCAGGAGAGCTTTATATGGCAATGGAGACAGGTCTTTTGGACGCTGTTGAGTGGATAAGTCCTGCGTTTGATATGGCGATGGGCTTTCACAAAGTTGCACCTTATTACTACACAGGTTGGAGTAAGCCTAGCGGTGAAGGGCAATACCTTGTCAATCAAAAAAAGTTTCATACCTTGCCTCAGGATCTAAAGCGCATCTTAGAGAGTGCCATCAAAATCACCGCACGAGAGCTTCTTGATGAGTCTAATGATGCCAACGCAAAAACATGGGCAAAGATGCAACACGAGTACCCACACATCAAAATCAACCATTTTCCAAAAGAAGTTATGAACGCACTCAAAAAAGCAGCACACGAGGTCGAGGAAGAACAAGCCAACAAAGATGCACTTTACAAAGAGATTTTAGAATCCCAACGCTCTTATATCGCTAAGATTCGCCCTTGGAGTATGATGGGTGAAGTGGATTATTTGAGCGAAATAGCCAAATAG
- the mog gene encoding molybdopterin adenylyltransferase — MKAKIGILTVSDRASAGVYEDLSGKAIMDVLGEYLSCEWERVYEVIPDEQSLIEEALKDMADVQECSLIVTTGGTGPALRDVTPEATEAVCEKMMPGFGELMRQVSLKYVPTAILSRQVAGIRGKSLIINLPGKPKSIRECLDAVFPAVPYCIDLIGGAYLTCHEEVIKPFRPKA, encoded by the coding sequence ATGAAAGCAAAAATAGGTATTTTAACCGTTTCAGATCGTGCGAGTGCAGGTGTGTATGAAGACCTTTCTGGAAAAGCGATTATGGACGTTTTAGGTGAATATTTAAGTTGTGAGTGGGAACGTGTGTATGAGGTGATTCCTGATGAGCAGAGTCTTATTGAAGAAGCGCTCAAAGATATGGCAGATGTTCAAGAGTGCTCTTTAATTGTCACCACAGGTGGCACAGGTCCGGCTCTTCGTGATGTTACTCCCGAAGCCACAGAAGCGGTGTGTGAGAAGATGATGCCTGGCTTTGGTGAACTCATGCGTCAAGTAAGCCTAAAGTATGTTCCAACGGCAATTCTTTCACGCCAAGTAGCGGGCATTAGAGGTAAAAGCCTTATCATCAATTTGCCTGGAAAACCCAAATCCATTCGTGAGTGCTTGGACGCTGTTTTCCCCGCCGTGCCTTATTGTATTGACCTCATTGGCGGAGCGTATTTAACGTGTCATGAAGAGGTCATCAAACCCTTTCGCCCTAAAGCGTAG
- the hisD gene encoding histidinol dehydrogenase — protein MLLLKTNEENFKAQFDELLRRGHMDMDNVSKIVSGIIAEIKIEGNEALKRHIEKFDKWHVENDASLEVSTDAMKKAYDALDAKLREALELAYKRIYAYHEKLMPKSWLDFEDNGTVLGQKVTPVDRAGLYIPGGKAAYPSSLLMNAIPAIVAGVKEIVVCTPAPHNELNPLLLAAMHLCGIQKAYKVGGASAIAAMAYGTGSIPKVDVITGPGNIFVATAKKLVFGEVNIDMIAGPSEIGVLADASANPHHLAIDLLSQAEHDEMASSILITPSLEIAEKTRDEVYAWLETLERKAIAEVSIKERGAIIVTSSMDEAVDLMNQIAPEHLEVVTSHPFDLLPRIRHAGAIFMGAYTPEPIGDYIAGPNHTLPTGGTAKFYSPLGVENFLKRSSIISMSKQGLDEIGEACALLAHTEGLGAHEASVRVRLKK, from the coding sequence ATGCTACTTTTAAAAACAAATGAAGAAAATTTTAAAGCCCAATTTGATGAACTTTTACGTCGAGGGCATATGGATATGGACAATGTCTCTAAAATCGTGAGTGGTATTATTGCGGAGATTAAAATAGAAGGTAATGAGGCTTTAAAACGCCATATTGAAAAATTTGATAAATGGCATGTTGAAAATGACGCTTCACTAGAAGTCTCCACGGATGCTATGAAAAAAGCCTACGATGCGCTTGATGCAAAACTAAGAGAAGCACTGGAACTTGCGTATAAACGCATTTATGCTTACCATGAAAAACTCATGCCAAAATCATGGCTTGATTTTGAAGACAATGGCACGGTTTTGGGGCAAAAAGTCACCCCCGTGGACAGAGCTGGGCTTTACATTCCTGGTGGCAAAGCGGCGTACCCAAGCTCACTTTTGATGAATGCCATTCCCGCTATTGTGGCAGGTGTGAAAGAGATTGTCGTTTGTACTCCAGCCCCTCATAATGAGCTTAATCCTTTGCTACTGGCTGCGATGCACTTGTGTGGCATCCAAAAGGCGTATAAGGTAGGCGGTGCGAGTGCTATTGCAGCGATGGCGTATGGCACTGGGAGCATTCCTAAAGTGGATGTCATCACAGGTCCTGGCAATATTTTTGTTGCGACGGCTAAGAAACTCGTTTTTGGTGAAGTGAACATCGACATGATAGCAGGGCCTAGTGAGATTGGTGTGCTAGCAGATGCGAGTGCGAACCCTCACCATTTGGCGATTGATTTGCTCTCTCAAGCCGAACACGATGAAATGGCAAGTTCTATTCTTATCACACCTTCTTTGGAAATCGCCGAAAAAACACGTGACGAGGTGTATGCGTGGCTTGAAACATTAGAGCGTAAAGCGATTGCCGAGGTTTCGATTAAAGAGCGTGGGGCGATTATTGTGACGTCTAGCATGGACGAAGCGGTGGATTTGATGAACCAAATCGCACCTGAGCACTTAGAAGTGGTGACATCGCACCCGTTTGATTTACTGCCTCGTATTCGCCATGCAGGGGCTATTTTTATGGGGGCTTACACGCCTGAGCCCATCGGTGATTACATCGCAGGGCCCAATCATACGCTTCCAACGGGAGGAACAGCGAAGTTTTACTCACCTTTGGGTGTTGAAAACTTTTTAAAACGTTCTTCCATCATCAGCATGAGCAAACAAGGACTGGATGAAATCGGTGAAGCGTGTGCGCTTTTGGCACATACTGAAGGACTGGGTGCGCATGAGGCGAGTGTAAGAGTGCGTTTAAAAAAATAG
- a CDS encoding 1-aminocyclopropane-1-carboxylate deaminase/D-cysteine desulfhydrase, whose protein sequence is MKASFEAFFTLHVNMFSPSIFESHFFHNRTFYLKRDDLLHPDFSGNKARKFHYFLTHDFPHIKRIVSSGSNQSNAMYSLSVLARLKNWEFFYVCDHIPSFLKENPIGNYQAALENGMRVIESHAREDTVLEYLDEHSLHVSEGGRQREAEEGMQRLAEELKADVYQAGLKEPYLFLPSGTGTTALFLQKHLPFPIFTCNTVGNSAYLQQQWEMVEPSLRCYPRILEGSKKYHYGKLYIELYVLWEKLKTEMGVEFDLVYDPVGWSVFLEHLPTLQGDPIYLHQGGLLGNISMEERYKRKKTIMKTL, encoded by the coding sequence TTGAAAGCCTCGTTTGAGGCTTTCTTTACGTTACATGTAAACATGTTTTCTCCTTCCATTTTTGAATCACACTTTTTTCATAACCGTACCTTCTACCTCAAACGTGATGACCTTTTGCATCCTGATTTTTCAGGCAATAAAGCACGAAAGTTTCACTATTTTTTAACGCATGATTTCCCTCATATTAAACGCATTGTAAGCTCAGGCTCCAACCAATCCAATGCTATGTATTCGCTCTCCGTTTTAGCTCGTCTCAAAAATTGGGAATTTTTCTATGTGTGCGACCATATCCCTTCGTTTTTAAAAGAGAATCCCATAGGCAACTATCAAGCGGCTTTGGAGAATGGTATGAGGGTGATTGAGTCACATGCTCGTGAAGATACCGTGCTTGAATATCTCGATGAGCACAGTTTACATGTAAGTGAAGGGGGACGGCAAAGAGAGGCGGAAGAAGGTATGCAACGCTTAGCCGAGGAACTCAAAGCCGATGTCTATCAAGCAGGACTCAAAGAGCCTTACCTTTTTTTACCCTCGGGTACTGGAACCACCGCACTTTTTTTGCAAAAGCATTTGCCTTTTCCCATCTTTACATGTAACACCGTTGGCAATAGTGCTTATTTACAACAGCAGTGGGAAATGGTTGAGCCTTCTTTGCGTTGTTATCCTAGAATTTTGGAAGGTTCCAAGAAGTACCATTATGGAAAATTATACATAGAATTGTATGTATTATGGGAAAAATTAAAGACAGAAATGGGTGTGGAGTTTGATTTGGTCTATGACCCCGTGGGATGGAGTGTTTTTTTAGAGCATTTACCCACACTTCAAGGAGACCCCATTTACCTCCACCAAGGCGGTCTTTTGGGTAATATCTCGATGGAAGAACGCTATAAGCGAAAAAAAACTATAATGAAGACCTTATAA
- the fbaA gene encoding class II fructose-bisphosphate aldolase, with protein MVNAKIFDCIQAGVVTGDDVAKLFAIAKANHYALPAVNVVGTNSINAVLEAAKVANSPVIVQFSNGGAEFYAGKGVGGLQAGILGAISGALHVHTVAEAYGVAVILHTDHAARKLLPWIDGLLDASEAHFAKTGKPLFSSHMLDLSEEPLVENVQTCVAYLKRMSKMGMTLEIELGCTGGEEDGVDNSHMDNSALYTQPQDVAYAYEELMKVSPNFTIAASFGNVHGVYKPGNVHLTPKILDNSQKYIEEKFKTEAKPVNFVFHGGSGSELADIREAVGYGVIKMNIDTDTQWAFWEGTKGYIEKYAAYLQGQIGNPEGEDKPNKKYYDPRKWLRPGEEAVKNRLLQAFEDLNCMNRN; from the coding sequence ATGGTAAATGCAAAAATTTTTGATTGTATCCAAGCAGGTGTTGTGACAGGGGATGATGTAGCAAAACTATTTGCTATTGCTAAAGCAAATCATTACGCACTTCCTGCGGTGAATGTTGTGGGCACGAACTCCATCAATGCGGTGTTAGAAGCAGCAAAAGTGGCTAACTCTCCTGTGATTGTTCAGTTTTCCAATGGAGGCGCTGAGTTTTACGCAGGTAAAGGGGTTGGTGGGCTTCAAGCAGGTATTTTGGGCGCTATCAGTGGGGCATTGCATGTCCATACTGTAGCAGAGGCTTATGGAGTGGCTGTCATTTTGCATACAGACCACGCCGCACGTAAACTCCTACCATGGATTGATGGTCTCTTAGATGCCAGTGAAGCGCATTTTGCAAAAACAGGCAAACCTCTTTTTAGTTCACATATGCTTGATCTCTCGGAAGAGCCTTTGGTGGAGAATGTTCAAACGTGTGTTGCCTACCTTAAGAGAATGAGTAAAATGGGAATGACCTTAGAGATAGAACTTGGATGCACAGGCGGCGAAGAAGACGGTGTGGACAATTCACACATGGATAATTCTGCTTTGTACACGCAACCTCAAGATGTTGCGTATGCGTATGAAGAGCTCATGAAAGTGAGTCCAAATTTTACCATTGCTGCTTCTTTTGGCAATGTGCATGGGGTTTATAAACCAGGGAACGTGCATTTAACACCAAAAATTTTAGATAATTCTCAAAAATACATTGAGGAAAAATTTAAAACAGAAGCAAAACCTGTCAATTTTGTTTTTCATGGTGGAAGTGGCAGTGAACTCGCTGATATTCGTGAAGCGGTGGGTTATGGTGTCATTAAAATGAACATTGACACCGATACACAGTGGGCATTTTGGGAAGGAACAAAGGGGTATATTGAAAAATATGCTGCATACCTTCAAGGACAAATTGGTAACCCAGAGGGTGAAGATAAGCCTAATAAAAAATACTATGACCCACGCAAATGGCTTCGTCCTGGTGAAGAAGCAGTGAAAAATCGCTTGCTTCAAGCCTTTGAAGACCTTAATTGTATGAATCGTAACTAA